The following are encoded together in the Poseidonibacter lekithochrous genome:
- a CDS encoding tyrosine-type recombinase/integrase, with translation MNLKTLSKRIPTNEEGIFFKRIINEKAKEVDKVFIIRYRENNKDKLKTIGKYSQGIRINYCKQIRNEILTKIRLGEEPPVIARTRNKKEIIFDDIAKVYFKEKENEVKDIKKIIRSYEIHIKDYIGNRCIYEIDVDIIKKLQNEKRKFLAERTVSALIQIIGAIYNIAISKELFKGSNPISNNIKRITIDNKRERYLTLEEINILLNQIKHEEYLYTFVQIALQTGARLSTILSITKKDIKIDSNSIQLKDHKNNTTYLGFFNDELKSLLIKRIERLNVNEKVIDRGKQVIQDRLTKIYNKYFNIGLDKYDRKNRVVTHTLRHTFASHLAIKGTPIYTIQKLMNHKDIAMTLRYAKLAPDSGKDMVLNLYSR, from the coding sequence ATGAATTTAAAAACATTATCAAAAAGAATTCCTACTAATGAAGAAGGTATTTTTTTCAAACGTATTATAAATGAAAAAGCCAAAGAAGTAGATAAAGTGTTTATCATTAGATACCGAGAAAACAATAAAGATAAATTAAAAACTATTGGAAAGTATTCTCAAGGTATTAGAATAAACTACTGTAAACAAATAAGAAATGAAATTTTAACAAAAATAAGATTAGGAGAAGAACCTCCAGTAATTGCAAGAACAAGAAATAAAAAAGAAATAATATTTGATGATATTGCAAAAGTATACTTTAAAGAAAAAGAAAATGAAGTAAAGGATATAAAAAAAATAATTAGAAGCTACGAAATTCATATAAAAGATTACATAGGCAACCGTTGCATTTATGAAATAGATGTAGATATAATCAAAAAATTACAAAATGAAAAAAGAAAGTTCCTTGCAGAAAGAACAGTAAGTGCTTTAATTCAAATTATTGGAGCAATTTATAACATTGCTATTTCAAAAGAATTATTTAAAGGGAGTAATCCTATTTCTAATAATATAAAAAGAATCACTATTGATAATAAAAGAGAAAGATATTTAACATTAGAAGAAATAAATATATTATTAAATCAAATAAAACATGAAGAATACCTATATACATTTGTTCAAATTGCACTTCAAACAGGTGCCAGACTAAGTACAATATTATCAATAACTAAAAAAGATATTAAAATAGACTCAAATAGCATACAATTAAAAGATCATAAAAATAATACTACTTATTTAGGTTTTTTTAATGATGAGTTAAAATCTTTATTAATTAAAAGAATTGAAAGATTAAATGTTAATGAAAAAGTTATAGATAGAGGAAAACAAGTGATTCAAGACAGACTTACTAAAATATATAACAAATATTTTAATATTGGACTAGATAAATATGATAGAAAGAATCGGGTAGTTACACATACCTTGAGGCACACGTTTGCTAGTCATTTAGCTATTAAGGGTACACCAATATATACTATTCAAAAACTAATGAATCATAAGGATATTGCAATGACACTAAGATATGCTAAACTTGCTCCGGATAGTGGAAAAGATATGGTTTTAAATCTATATTCAAGATAA
- the ychF gene encoding redox-regulated ATPase YchF, with product MGLGVGIVGLPNIGKSTTFNALTKAQNAEAQNYPFCTIEPNKAIVPVPDKRLDALAEIVIPDKIQHSTIDFVDIAGLVKGASKGEGLGNQFLSNIREVEVILHMVRCFEDENVVHVEGGIDPLRDIEIIETELIYADISQVEKKCDKLKKESKFDKSAAAKHVVATALLTHLEDLQAASTFADKEDENFIELDKELRLLSNKSIIYGTNVDEDSLADGGNEYVDMVKNHASEVGADVIVLCAKIEEELVGLEDDEAQEFLTDLGVEESGLEQIIHKAFDKLGLQSYFTAGKVEVRAWTIKKETKAPQAAAVIHNDFEKGFIKAEVISYSDFVEFGGDTKCKEAGKLRLEGKDYVVQDGDVMHFRFNT from the coding sequence ATGGGATTAGGTGTAGGAATCGTAGGACTACCAAATATTGGAAAATCAACAACTTTTAATGCTTTAACAAAAGCACAAAATGCAGAGGCACAAAACTACCCGTTTTGTACAATTGAACCAAATAAGGCAATTGTTCCAGTACCAGACAAAAGACTTGATGCATTAGCAGAGATTGTTATCCCAGATAAAATTCAACATTCAACTATTGATTTTGTTGATATTGCTGGATTAGTAAAAGGTGCATCTAAAGGTGAAGGTTTAGGAAATCAATTCTTATCTAATATTAGAGAAGTAGAAGTGATTTTACACATGGTTAGATGTTTTGAAGATGAAAATGTTGTTCATGTTGAAGGTGGAATTGATCCATTAAGAGATATTGAAATTATTGAAACAGAACTTATTTATGCTGATATTTCACAAGTTGAAAAGAAATGTGATAAGCTTAAAAAAGAATCTAAATTTGATAAATCAGCAGCTGCTAAACATGTTGTTGCAACAGCTTTATTAACTCACTTAGAAGATTTACAAGCAGCAAGTACATTTGCAGATAAAGAAGACGAAAACTTTATTGAATTAGATAAAGAATTAAGACTATTATCAAACAAAAGTATTATTTATGGAACAAATGTTGATGAAGATTCATTAGCAGATGGTGGAAATGAATATGTTGATATGGTTAAAAATCATGCTTCTGAAGTTGGTGCGGATGTTATTGTATTATGTGCTAAAATTGAAGAAGAATTAGTTGGTTTAGAAGATGATGAAGCACAAGAGTTTTTAACAGACTTAGGTGTTGAAGAATCTGGATTAGAGCAAATTATCCATAAAGCATTTGATAAATTAGGTCTTCAATCATACTTTACAGCTGGTAAAGTTGAAGTAAGAGCTTGGACAATCAAAAAAGAAACTAAAGCACCACAAGCTGCTGCAGTTATTCATAATGACTTTGAAAAAGGTTTTATTAAAGCGGAAGTTATTTCTTATTCTGACTTTGTTGAGTTTGGTGGAGATACTAAATGTAAAGAAGCTGGAAAATTAAGACTTGAAGGTAAAGATTACGTTGTGCAAGACGGAGATGTTATGCACTTTAGATTTAATACATAA
- a CDS encoding HDOD domain-containing protein, producing MSSVSILEKIESLPPLPKTIAEIEEFRRKSEKEAFELLQIIEKDALIISTLLKISNSAMFGFRSKVETPSRAINLLGINFTISIAIGGTVQNLLMANLEPYGINSDDFMKASNLSSTLTHLWVSKFDYDLKEELLLPALLQEAGKFILADIITSDKKTEEFKTKVASGEEATAVEKELVGLSSSEITAKIFRHWKLSDNLINVIEFVDDISKCDDSVKQKAQILDVIKTACNVSDPLSDENVEKAVAKAASYGLHTKSLEKAIETLQDRLLDE from the coding sequence TTGTCATCAGTTAGTATTTTAGAAAAAATCGAATCTCTTCCACCACTTCCTAAAACAATCGCCGAGATTGAGGAATTCAGAAGAAAAAGTGAAAAAGAAGCTTTTGAATTATTACAGATTATTGAAAAAGATGCGTTGATTATTTCTACGTTATTAAAAATCTCTAATTCTGCAATGTTTGGGTTTAGATCAAAAGTTGAAACACCAAGTAGAGCTATTAATTTACTTGGAATTAATTTCACTATTTCAATTGCAATTGGAGGGACAGTTCAAAACCTTCTAATGGCAAACTTAGAGCCATATGGTATTAATAGTGATGATTTTATGAAAGCATCAAATCTTTCATCAACATTAACTCACCTTTGGGTTTCTAAATTTGATTATGATTTAAAAGAAGAGTTGTTATTACCTGCTTTATTACAAGAAGCTGGTAAATTTATCCTTGCTGATATAATCACAAGTGATAAAAAAACTGAAGAGTTTAAAACAAAAGTTGCAAGCGGTGAAGAAGCTACTGCTGTTGAGAAAGAATTAGTAGGATTATCAAGTTCTGAAATTACTGCTAAGATTTTCAGACATTGGAAATTAAGTGACAATTTAATTAATGTTATTGAATTTGTTGATGATATTTCTAAGTGTGACGATTCAGTTAAACAAAAAGCTCAGATTCTAGATGTTATTAAAACAGCTTGTAATGTAAGTGATCCTTTAAGTGATGAAAATGTAGAAAAAGCTGTAGCTAAAGCTGCATCTTATGGTTTACATACTAAGTCTTTAGAGAAAGCTATAGAAACACTTCAAGATAGACTATTAGACGAGTAA